In Papaver somniferum cultivar HN1 chromosome 1, ASM357369v1, whole genome shotgun sequence, a genomic segment contains:
- the LOC113358707 gene encoding putative ubiquitin-conjugating enzyme E2 38, producing the protein METTTSNTNKKLKTIQAVFDEEGVEDVADSSELDNKLNTDDNSDNDEAGSDIDESDENGFVDLEDPDYKFDQPDLIDEEAAALQAKFDAEDLPAGAEVSVPWLLEDKPSTDPTRPPVPCSSSAEPKQFQEDDDDEAIVKYKSFKSFDTVEDFSDHHYKKNSVTKSKQASQKWSKAIQQDWRLLEKDLPDTIFVRAYEGRMDLLRAVIVGAAETPYHDGLFFFDVHFPSEYPDTPPLVKYHAHNLRLNPNLYESGYVCLSLLNTWQGQTVERWTPGQSTMLQVLLSIQALVLNEKPYFNEPGYERSAGSEEGERLAQEYNESTFILSCKTMQYTVKNPPKYFEDYVLGHFRLRAYTILAACKAYIEGAQVGSVIQEDQEDNESQKSKKEMCKVVQGVQDVNGSGSHFNNSHFKSGHFKSEVGIMAGNLVPFFISNGAKNCEQFICLGDSYRLAEANYNNIFKKDFYKSAEDQAAAAESQAQAQPHHAQAQANFGTNYYHDDYY; encoded by the coding sequence ATGGAAACTACTACTTCTAACACTAATAAAAAGCTTAAAACGATTCAGGCGGTATTTGATGAAGAAGGGGTGGAAGATGTGGCTGATAGTTCTGAACTTGACAACAAGTTAAACACAGATGATAATTCGGACAATGATGAAGCTGGGTCAGATATAGATGAGTCAGACGAAAATGGTTTTGTTGACTTGGAAGATCCCGATTATAAATTTGATCAACCGGATTTAATAGATGAAGAGGCGGCAGCTTTACAAGCCAAGTTCGATGCTGAAGACCTCCCTGCTGGTGCTGAAGTATCTGTGCCTTGGTTGCTGGAGGACAAACCCAGTACTGATCCGACAAGGCCTCCGGTTCCGTGTAGCAGTTCAGCTGAGCCCAAGCAGTTtcaagaggatgatgatgatgaagctaTAGTGAAGTACAAATCTTTTAAGAGTTTCGATACAGTTGAAGATTTCTCTGACCACCATTATAAGAAAAATTCAGTCACCAAGTCAAAGCAAGCATCACAGAAGTGGTCAAAGGCAATTCAGCAGGATTGGAGACTTCTGGAGAAGGATTTGCCTGACACTATATTTGTTAGAGCTTATGAAGGAAGAATGGACCTTTTGAGGGCTGTGATTGTTGGTGCAGCTGAGACTCCATATCACGACGGCCTCTTCTTCTTCGATGTTCACTTTCCGTCAGAGTATCCTGATACACCACCGCTCGTCAAGTACCATGCACATAATCTGCGTTTAAATCCAAACTTGTACGAGTCTGGGTATGTTTGCCTTAGTCTTCTCAACACATGGCAGGGGCAAACCGTTGAGCGTTGGACCCCAGGGCAATCCACTATGCTGCAAGTTCTTCTGTCTATCCAGGCCCTGGTGCTGAATGAAAAGCCCTACTTCAACGAGCCTGGATACGAACGATCTGCTGGCAGTGAAGAAGGCGAGAGGCTTGCCCAGGAATACAATGAGAGCACATTTATTCTTTCATGCAAGACAATGCAGTACACGGTTAAGAATCCCCCAAAGTATTTTGAGGATTATGTATTGGGGCATTTCCGCCTTCGAGCATACACTATTTTGGCGGCCTGTAAAGCTTATATTGAAGGTGCTCAGGTCGGTTCTGTTATTCAAGAAGATCAGGAGGACAATGAGAGTCAAAAGAGTAAGAAAGAAATGTGTAAAGTTGTTCAAGGAGTGCAGGATGTAAATGGGAGTGGCTCGCACTTCAATAATTCGCACTTCAAGAGCGGGCACTTCAAGAGCGAAGTAGGTATCATGGCAGGGAACCTTGTCCCGTTCTTTATATCAAATGGAGCTAAGAATTGTGAGCAGTTCATATGTCTGGGAGACTCTTATCGGTTAGCTGAAGCCAACTACAATAACATTTTTAAGAAAGATTTCTATAAGTCAGCTGAAGATCAAGCTGCGGCAGCTGAATCTCAAGCTCAAGCTCAACCTCATCATGCTCAGGCTCAAGCTAATTTTGGTACAAATTACTACCATGACGACTATTATTAG